The Halobacteriovoraceae bacterium genome includes a region encoding these proteins:
- a CDS encoding DMT family transporter produces the protein MKIFYIITTFLIGCLLPIQGGVNNLLSAKISSNIAAAFFSFLGGTIILLIMLLLTKYKLPPLEQLKAIPFYYWFGGLLGAIFVTSVIFFAPRIGITTFLSIALAGQFIAGSLFDHKGWFGFSQYQFNWQRFVGILIIFVGVFLVNHSRLSSPK, from the coding sequence GTGAAGATATTTTATATAATTACAACATTCTTGATCGGATGCTTACTCCCCATTCAGGGAGGTGTGAACAATTTACTATCAGCAAAGATCTCAAGTAATATTGCCGCTGCCTTTTTTTCATTTTTGGGTGGAACCATCATATTACTTATAATGCTTTTGCTGACAAAATATAAACTACCTCCATTAGAACAATTAAAAGCAATCCCCTTTTATTATTGGTTTGGCGGTCTTCTAGGTGCTATATTTGTTACTTCTGTGATTTTCTTTGCGCCAAGGATCGGTATTACAACCTTTTTATCAATAGCACTTGCAGGACAATTCATCGCAGGATCTCTATTTGATCACAAAGGATGGTTTGGTTTTTCACAATATCAATTCAATTGGCAAAGATTCGTTGGCATCCTAATTATCTTTGTTGGTGTCTTTCTTGTAAACCATTCGAGGCTTAGTTCTCCAAAATAG